The genomic window aaatatttaaaatacaggtGCTAGTCCTTGCTGTGGCTTATATTGGTCTCCCTTTACCTTGCAGTATGATAGCTTGATTGGGGGGGAGTGCAATGATGGAAAATGTCAATAAAGAGTGTTAACATGTTAAAATAATTGAGTTCTGCTGTTCTTTGATCTTCAGCTCTCTGAAATGGgcattatttgttttttatgtGAATTGACTAActttcaaattaatttattaatgaaTCTGGATAAAGATTATGTTTTGTAAAGATTTATTTCTGTACTTTTTGAATGGACATACTTATGAACTGCTACCATTTCAGCTTCATCTCGAATTAGTGATGCCCATCTGGCAGACACAATGATTGGCAAAGCTGTGGAGCATATGTTTGAGACAGAGGATGGCTCAAAAGATGAATGGAGGGGGATGGTCTTGGCTCGAGCTCCTATTATGAACACATGGTTTTATATTACCTACGAGAAAGATCCTGTGTTGTATATGTACCAACTCTTAGATGACTATAAAGAAGGTGACCTTCGCATTATGCCCGATTCCAGTAAGTAGACTGGTTActtttttattctgaaaagTGTCATCTCTCTGTATTATTATACAGCTTATGGGTTATGTATGGAAAAGAGAGTTGACAAAGTATCTTTTTAAGTATCAAAACTAGCAAAGGTTACAACACAACTGAAAAAATATGTGTATTCAacaatttctgaaatattttccttgagTCAGTGGTGAAATATGCAATAAATACTGGAAAATCCTTTTCCATTATAATTCCTAATTTTGATAAAGATATGCATACTGTTATGAAGAGATTACACTTAGAGTTTTTTTTACATGGACAAACTAGAATCTTTCCATTGTTATTTTCTTATAGAAGTGTCACAAATCAAGGAGTTATATTTTTGAAGCAGTTGTTATAAAAATAATGTCTTGGGGCTAACTAAAATAGGTTAATTTATTTTGGGTAAGCATCATCAGTTTGGAAAGTTTTTGAATAGTTTCTTGGAGGAAAGAAGCactaatattttcaaaactcATTTTCTCTCATATGTTTAAAcatataaacaggaaaaaatttcAATAGGTTAGgaggaatattttttctttcttttttaaagaaggtTATTGGCTTTTTtcctagaaatattttttgcagAATCAGTGTTGTTCAAGGGATTTtagctaataaaaaaaaaaagaaaaaaaattgtcaatAATTTGGGTCCTTTACAGACAATGTGAATTGTGTATTTAAAGATACTTCTGGGTAGATTTTGCTTGAAAAGCAAATAATAAGATTAAACTTCACAACAGTATCCATTCTAGTGTAAAATTGAAAGCTCCTTTTTACAGCATTATTGATTAAGGAGGTCACACTTAGCTTGGaagatgttttttttttgcaatgacATATTTGCATTGACATTTTAGATAGTGAGTTCTAGTACACCTGCCTTTCTGTTAAAAATACTCAGTGCCTTGTTCTGCTGGGGGCTCAAATTCAATTATCTACAAACATTTTTTGTAATTGGTGTGTAAACTTTCATGTCAAAAGATTTACTTTTCTAACCAATTGAAGTGCTAATTTTTAATTCATAAAAGTGAACAGtattacttaaaaaataaaatctgtgacTACTCTAGAAGCATGGCAATAGGCGCTTGTCTAAACTACTTTAGACATACTTTGCATTTTGAACTTGTGACTTTCTTAACTTATAAAGAAGTCTGCAGTTTTGTATATCGCAAAAAATCCATAAATGTCTACCAAAGTACGATGTATTTTCATATTACAGATGATTCGCCTCCTGCAGAACGAGAACCAGGTGAAGTTGTAGACAGCCTGGTAGGCAAACAAGTGGAATATGCCAAAGAAGATGGCTCAAAACGGACTGGCATGGTCATTCATCAAGTTGAAGCCAAACCATCTGTCTATTTCATCAAGTTTGATGATGATTTCCATATTTATGTCTATGATTTGGTGAAGACATCCTAGACATCATCATGAACTTCTGCCAAATTTGTGGAACTATTAAATGTAAAATTTGTAGACACAGACTTGACTGTTTTTCAGTTGAATGAAAATTTAGATGTCCCTGCGAACCCACAATCTCTGCCAGCAACTGTTTTGTTCTGAATAATACAAATTTATGTGAATATGACACATCTTGTGTAAGACAGCTCCTTTTCTTGAAGGAAATCAATATATTTGGGTGGTAGGGAGTTAAAAGCTAAGAACAGTTGCAAATTCAAGCTGTGTGAAGTCAATCTAGTATTGTAATCTAAATTTTTTCTTAGATTAACTTTTTCTTCAACCTTGCATCACCTGTTCAACTGCCACATGCAAGTGTAGTTTGCTATTTTTCATATGTCTTCTTTTGCAACATTAAATTTCATTTCTTGGCTACTGGCAGTCCTTGTTTTCTGGGTTGAGACAGAGATGACTTTTCTGAAAGGTTTAAACAGTTTGTGCAGCAGTAAGGAGTGTCTAACCCACGTAACATCAATTTACTGTGTTTCTATTCTGTTTCAAATTAAGTTATTAAATACTTGTGTGTTTTTTACTAGTCACAGGGCAGTAGGATATCAAGTGTTTGACTTATGCACCTTTCAGTGAAAAGGCTTTaatctataaaaatatatttaatctGTATATCCAGCTAATTAGAAAATGAAGGTTAAGGGCCTGTGTTTACAAGTTTTAGGAACCAGTAAAATACACACAACAAAGCTGCCATTAATCCTAAATGTTGTGTTCTGTTTTGTTATTCACATTTCGTAGCAGAATACAAGTGCTTGGTGCCACAAGTTTAACAGTATATAATGCTACTTAAGCAGACTTTGGACTACACATCAGCAATCAGTAGTCTCTCATTTAATATCAGAACCTAGCAACCTGGATGTTTGTGTGTGAACTTAGAAAGCTAGTATTAGTTAATCTTTTACACAGTAAATACAAGTTATGTGGGAGGGGGGTCCTTTTACACTGAGGACCTTCTTTAGAGAAGGAGAAGCATTTGTTGCCTTCTCCTCAGTCTGCTGTATTCCTTTGTTTTGTGCTGGGGTTTGCTATTGTTTTTAACCATTTTGGATCAAGAAGGTATAATTTCAGTGTATTCTATTTTTGGCTTTTCCACGTAAGGAGTGTCCAGACAAATCTACAGTTTAAACCTGTTGTTGCCTTTTGTGGTGTACTTGCTTTGAGGTATGCCATTAACATAAATTTCATTCTGTGAACACTAGAGTTATGCATGCCAGTGGTGTACTATCTAATGGGAGCTATAGGCTGTTTCAGTGGTTCAGTCATCTGCATTAGATTGTGGATGCAAATAACAGCCCACAACAGCAGAATCCTTTCACAGTTTTAATCTTGCAAGATAGTTGTAAATCAAGGTTAGGGTATTCGGGTTTTTAAGAATA from Agelaius phoeniceus isolate bAgePho1 chromosome W, bAgePho1.hap1, whole genome shotgun sequence includes these protein-coding regions:
- the LOC129132435 gene encoding spindlin-Z-like; translation: MKTPFGKSPGQRSRADAGHAGVSASMMKKRTSHKKHRNNVGPSKPISQPRRNIVGCRIQHGWREGSGPVTQWKGTVLDQVPVNPSLYLIKYDGFDCVYGLELHKDERVSALEVLPDRVASSRISDAHLADTMIGKAVEHMFETEDGSKDEWRGMVLARAPIMNTWFYITYEKDPVLYMYQLLDDYKEGDLRIMPDSNDSPPAEREPGEVVDSLVGKQVEYAKEDGSKRTGMVIHQVEAKPSVYFIKFDDDFHIYVYDLVKTS